A region of Streptomyces sp. NBC_01750 DNA encodes the following proteins:
- a CDS encoding ABC transporter permease translates to MTELTKSTAGAGEPATQSVVSPTQGEPAIARVTQWGEIRHRFLANRLAVVGLLLVTVLFLTAIFAPLIAPADPYHQDLNSTLQSPGGAHWLGTDALGRDQFSRIIYGTRIAVEVGLASIFLACFIGIIVGALAGYFGKATDSVLMRIADVFFAFPLLIGAIVIIIAMGRGVMPVIISLAVFSWPTVSRLLRSSILSVREADYVLAARALGASTSRIIIRHIIPNSIAAVMAYAAFSVGGAIVAEASLSFLGVGVSPEVPEWGNMLASAKDFLGVKDYLWVYPSVAIVLTVLGFVFVGDGLRDALDPKLR, encoded by the coding sequence ATGACCGAGCTCACCAAGAGCACAGCGGGGGCGGGGGAACCGGCCACACAATCGGTGGTCAGTCCCACACAGGGCGAACCCGCGATCGCACGCGTCACCCAGTGGGGCGAGATCCGCCACCGCTTCCTGGCCAACCGGCTCGCGGTGGTCGGCCTCCTGCTGGTCACCGTGCTTTTCCTCACCGCGATCTTCGCTCCGCTGATCGCCCCCGCGGACCCGTACCACCAGGACCTCAACAGCACGCTGCAAAGCCCGGGTGGCGCGCACTGGCTGGGCACCGACGCGCTCGGCCGCGACCAGTTCTCGCGCATCATCTATGGCACCCGTATCGCCGTCGAGGTCGGCCTCGCGTCGATCTTCCTGGCCTGCTTCATCGGCATCATCGTCGGCGCGCTGGCCGGCTACTTCGGCAAGGCCACCGACTCGGTGCTGATGCGAATAGCCGACGTCTTCTTCGCCTTCCCCCTGCTCATCGGCGCCATCGTGATCATCATCGCCATGGGCCGCGGCGTGATGCCCGTCATCATCTCGCTGGCCGTCTTCTCCTGGCCGACGGTCTCCCGCCTGTTGCGCAGCTCGATACTCTCGGTCCGCGAAGCCGACTATGTGCTGGCCGCGCGCGCCCTGGGCGCGAGCACCTCGCGGATCATCATCCGGCACATCATCCCCAACTCCATCGCCGCCGTGATGGCTTACGCCGCGTTCAGCGTCGGCGGCGCCATCGTGGCCGAGGCGTCGCTGTCCTTCCTGGGCGTCGGCGTCAGCCCGGAGGTTCCGGAGTGGGGCAACATGCTCGCGTCCGCCAAGGACTTCCTGGGAGTCAAGGACTACCTGTGGGTCTACCCGAGTGTCGCGATCGTGCTGACCGTTCTCGGATTTGTTTTCGTCGGCGACGGGCTGCGTGACGCCCTTGACCCGAAGCTGCGCTGA
- a CDS encoding peptide ABC transporter substrate-binding protein, whose translation MRGVTHAKWAVCAMAAGLAATACGGGDSGAGGADGIVSSSWGDPQNPLEPSNTNEVQGGKVLDMLFRGLKRYDSKTGEAKDMLAEKIDTTDSVNFTVTVKDGWTFSNGEKVTAKSFVDAWNYGANLKNNQKNAYFFGYIDGYAQVHPDKGTPTAKTLSGLKVVNDKTFTVKLSQKFSTWPDTLGYAAFSPLPQAFFDNHDAWLSKPIGNGPYTVESYAKGSKLAMRRWDGYPGSDKAQNGGVDLNVYTDNNTAYTDLTAGNLDLVDDVPASQLKNVQADLGGRYINTPAGIIQTLAFPYYDEAWNTPDAVKVRQGLSRAINRRQITDTIFQKTRTPAKDWTSPVLGVDGGFSDTLCGDACEYNAAEAKKMITEGGGIPGGQVKISYNADSGSHKEWIDAVCNSINNALGNDTACVGNPVGTFADFRNQIGQHKMPGPFRAGWQMDYPLIQNFLQPLYYTNASSNDGLWTNAEFDKLVDEANAETDSKKAVETFQKAEEVVRDQMAAIPLWYQNGSAGYSDRVTNVALNPFSVPVYNEIKVK comes from the coding sequence ATGCGTGGAGTCACGCACGCCAAATGGGCCGTATGCGCGATGGCTGCCGGCCTCGCGGCGACGGCGTGCGGCGGCGGCGACAGTGGCGCCGGTGGTGCCGATGGAATCGTGAGCTCCTCCTGGGGTGACCCGCAGAACCCGCTGGAGCCCTCGAACACCAACGAGGTCCAGGGCGGCAAGGTCCTCGACATGCTCTTCCGCGGTCTCAAGAGATACGACTCGAAGACCGGCGAGGCCAAGGACATGCTCGCCGAGAAGATCGACACCACGGACTCGGTCAACTTCACCGTCACCGTGAAAGACGGCTGGACCTTCAGCAACGGTGAGAAGGTCACCGCCAAGTCCTTCGTGGACGCCTGGAACTACGGCGCCAACCTGAAGAACAACCAGAAGAACGCCTACTTCTTCGGCTACATCGACGGCTACGCACAGGTCCACCCGGACAAGGGCACGCCCACCGCAAAGACGCTCTCGGGTCTCAAGGTCGTCAACGACAAGACCTTCACGGTCAAGCTCTCCCAGAAGTTCTCCACCTGGCCCGACACCCTCGGCTACGCCGCCTTCTCCCCGCTGCCCCAGGCGTTTTTCGACAACCACGACGCATGGCTGTCCAAGCCCATCGGCAACGGTCCGTACACCGTCGAGTCGTACGCCAAGGGCTCGAAGCTGGCCATGCGCAGATGGGACGGCTATCCGGGCTCCGACAAGGCGCAGAACGGCGGCGTCGACCTGAATGTGTACACGGACAACAACACCGCCTACACGGACCTGACCGCAGGCAACCTCGATCTTGTCGACGATGTGCCGGCCTCGCAGCTCAAGAATGTGCAGGCGGACCTCGGCGGCAGGTACATCAACACCCCCGCCGGGATCATCCAGACCCTTGCCTTCCCGTACTACGACGAGGCCTGGAACACGCCGGACGCCGTGAAGGTCCGCCAGGGCCTGTCCAGGGCGATCAACCGTCGGCAGATCACCGACACGATCTTCCAGAAGACGCGTACGCCCGCCAAGGACTGGACCTCGCCGGTGCTCGGCGTGGACGGCGGCTTCAGCGACACCCTGTGCGGTGACGCCTGCGAGTACAACGCCGCAGAGGCGAAGAAGATGATCACGGAGGGCGGCGGTATCCCCGGCGGCCAGGTGAAGATCTCGTACAACGCGGACAGCGGCTCGCACAAGGAGTGGATCGACGCCGTCTGCAACAGCATCAACAACGCGCTGGGCAACGACACGGCGTGCGTCGGCAACCCGGTCGGTACCTTCGCCGACTTCCGCAACCAGATCGGGCAGCACAAGATGCCCGGTCCGTTCCGGGCCGGCTGGCAGATGGACTACCCGCTGATCCAGAACTTCCTGCAGCCGCTCTACTACACCAACGCCTCGTCCAACGACGGCCTGTGGACCAACGCGGAGTTCGACAAGCTCGTCGACGAGGCCAACGCCGAGACCGATTCGAAGAAGGCCGTGGAGACTTTCCAGAAGGCCGAGGAAGTCGTACGGGACCAGATGGCGGCCATCCCGCTCTGGTACCAGAACGGCAGCGCCGGCTACTCGGACCGTGTCACGAACGTCGCACTGAACCCCTTCAGCGTCCCGGTCTACAACGAGATCAAGGTCAAGTGA
- a CDS encoding ABC transporter ATP-binding protein, translating to MAELNKDEAVDATPNIVEVETADAVTEAEAVAAIEAPVDQGEPILQVRNLVKHFPLTQGILFKRQIGAVKAVDGISFDLYQGETLGIVGESGCGKSTVARLLMMLETATAGEVFYKGQDITRLSGRALKAVRRNIQMVFQDPYTSLNPRMTVGDIIGEPYEIHPEVAPKGDRRRKVQELLDVVGLNPEYINRYPHQFSGGQRQRIGIARGLALNPEIIICDEPVSALDVSVQAQVINLMEKLQDEFNLSYIFIAHDLSIVRHISDRVGVMYLGKMAEIGTDTQIYDHPTHPYTQALLSAVPVPDPEAREGRERIILTGDVPSPANPPSGCRFRTRCWKAQDKCATDVPLLAVPERFKGVDSPVAHESACHFAEEKDVVHAV from the coding sequence ATGGCTGAGCTCAACAAGGACGAGGCCGTGGACGCCACTCCGAACATCGTCGAGGTCGAGACGGCCGACGCCGTCACCGAGGCCGAGGCCGTAGCTGCCATCGAGGCCCCGGTCGACCAGGGCGAGCCAATTCTTCAGGTGCGCAACCTGGTCAAGCACTTTCCGCTGACCCAGGGCATTCTGTTCAAGCGGCAGATCGGCGCGGTCAAGGCCGTGGACGGGATCTCCTTCGATCTCTACCAGGGTGAGACGCTCGGCATCGTCGGCGAGTCCGGCTGTGGCAAGTCCACCGTCGCCAGGCTGCTGATGATGCTCGAGACCGCCACCGCGGGCGAGGTCTTCTACAAGGGCCAGGACATCACCAGGCTGTCCGGTCGCGCGCTGAAGGCGGTCCGCCGCAACATCCAGATGGTGTTCCAGGACCCGTACACCTCGCTGAACCCGCGGATGACGGTCGGCGACATCATCGGTGAGCCGTACGAGATCCACCCGGAGGTGGCTCCGAAGGGCGACCGGCGCCGCAAGGTGCAGGAGCTGCTGGACGTCGTCGGTCTCAACCCGGAGTACATCAACCGGTATCCGCACCAGTTCTCCGGCGGTCAGCGGCAGCGCATCGGCATCGCCCGCGGCCTGGCGCTCAACCCGGAGATCATCATCTGCGACGAGCCGGTCTCGGCTCTGGACGTGTCCGTCCAGGCACAGGTCATCAACCTGATGGAGAAGCTGCAGGACGAGTTCAACCTCTCCTACATCTTCATCGCCCACGACCTGTCGATCGTCCGGCACATCTCGGACCGGGTCGGCGTGATGTACCTCGGCAAGATGGCCGAGATCGGTACGGACACGCAGATCTACGACCACCCGACGCACCCCTACACCCAGGCGCTGCTGTCGGCGGTCCCGGTGCCCGACCCGGAGGCCCGCGAGGGCCGCGAGCGGATCATCCTCACCGGCGACGTGCCGTCTCCGGCGAACCCGCCGTCAGGCTGCCGGTTCCGTACGCGGTGCTGGAAGGCGCAGGACAAGTGCGCCACGGATGTCCCGCTGCTGGCGGTCCCCGAGCGCTTCAAGGGCGTGGACTCCCCGGTGGCGCACGAATCGGCGTGCCACTTCGCCGAGGAGAAGGACGTCGTTCACGCGGTGTGA
- a CDS encoding ABC transporter ATP-binding protein, translating to MTTSHVTADVPRQRAGDEETPVLEVRDLHVEFKTREGVVRAVNGVNYSVRSGETLAVLGESGSGKSVTAQAIMGILDSPPGRVAKGEILFQGRDILTLPESERRKLRGPKMAMIFQDALSALNPVFSVGNQLGEMFRVHQGMSKKAAKAKAIELMDQVKIPAAAARVNDYPHQFSGGMRQRIMIAMAMALEPDLIIADEPTTALDVTVQAQVMELLAELQREYQMGLILITHDLGVVADVADKIAVMYAGRIVETAPVHELYKRPAHPYTRGLLDSIPRLDQKGQELYAIKGLPPNLLKAPAGCPFNPRCPKVQDICRTDAPVLVPVSERDGSELPGRGSACHFWEEQIHG from the coding sequence ATGACTACTTCACACGTCACCGCCGATGTGCCGCGCCAGCGGGCCGGCGACGAGGAGACCCCCGTACTCGAAGTGCGCGATCTGCACGTCGAGTTCAAGACCCGCGAAGGCGTGGTCAGGGCGGTCAACGGCGTCAACTACAGCGTCAGGTCCGGCGAGACGCTCGCCGTGCTCGGCGAGTCGGGCTCCGGTAAGTCCGTCACCGCGCAGGCCATCATGGGCATCCTCGACTCGCCTCCCGGGCGGGTCGCCAAGGGAGAGATCCTCTTCCAGGGCCGGGACATTCTCACGCTCCCCGAGAGCGAGCGCCGCAAGCTGCGCGGCCCCAAGATGGCCATGATCTTCCAGGACGCCCTGTCGGCGCTGAACCCCGTGTTCTCCGTCGGCAACCAGCTGGGCGAGATGTTCCGCGTCCACCAGGGCATGTCCAAGAAGGCCGCCAAGGCCAAGGCCATCGAGCTGATGGACCAGGTCAAGATTCCGGCCGCCGCGGCCCGGGTCAACGACTACCCCCACCAGTTCTCCGGCGGTATGCGCCAGCGCATCATGATCGCGATGGCGATGGCCCTGGAGCCCGACCTGATCATCGCGGACGAGCCCACGACCGCACTGGACGTCACCGTCCAGGCCCAGGTCATGGAGCTCCTCGCGGAGTTGCAGCGCGAGTACCAGATGGGCCTGATCCTGATCACCCACGACCTCGGCGTCGTCGCCGACGTCGCCGACAAGATCGCGGTCATGTACGCGGGCCGCATCGTCGAGACCGCCCCGGTCCACGAGCTGTACAAGCGCCCCGCGCACCCGTACACCCGTGGTCTGCTGGACTCGATCCCGCGCTTGGACCAGAAGGGCCAGGAGCTCTACGCAATCAAGGGCCTGCCGCCCAACCTGCTGAAGGCGCCGGCCGGCTGTCCGTTCAACCCGCGCTGCCCGAAGGTGCAGGACATCTGCCGTACGGACGCGCCGGTACTGGTACCTGTGTCGGAGCGGGACGGTTCCGAGCTGCCCGGCCGCGGCAGCGCGTGCCACTTCTGGGAGGAGCAGATCCATGGCTGA
- a CDS encoding peptide ABC transporter substrate-binding protein, giving the protein MRGAKSAKWVAGAAIIALAATACGGGDKDGDKGAGKAGGTFRFGVTEPTAIDPYNAQESEGMLVAHNLFTGLYGVKVDGKLVPTLAESATTSEDGKTWTFKIKSGTKFTNGEPVDAESFIRGWTRVAAKASASDVAYHMAGIAGYEDLNTGKSAKFAGLTAPDATTLKVTLSEGDFEFDKKTVHAVFSPVPKVAGAADNKAFNDAPIGNGPFKMQGSWQHNKSITLVRNDDYGLTKAKLDKVEISILNPANSSNLEYQGFQSGTFDWARMPTPQLPVAKAKYEAKKQWLEMDSSGVNYLVAFNQNAPLNTPDARKAISYAIDREAIAKGVFQGMMKPATSVLPPSFSEVYQEGVCTTCAKQDKVKAKELAAKSGLKPGTVLNFGYNTGAGHEEWVQAIAQQLKDVLGLNVKLNGKPFKEALAEQQDKKTAGLWRSAWGADYPTADNFLFPLLATGSINEDKEGKALGDNRGRYSNPKYDELLKKARATKDSAARAKIYQEAEKLAIDTDQGLIPLWKRSQYRLANTTKFSNVAMNFFEDPNLAEITLK; this is encoded by the coding sequence ATGCGTGGTGCCAAGAGCGCCAAGTGGGTCGCGGGAGCGGCAATCATTGCCCTTGCTGCGACTGCCTGTGGTGGCGGAGACAAGGACGGCGACAAGGGCGCGGGTAAGGCCGGCGGTACTTTCCGCTTCGGCGTCACCGAGCCTACGGCCATCGATCCGTACAACGCCCAGGAATCGGAGGGCATGCTCGTCGCCCACAACCTCTTCACCGGCCTGTACGGCGTGAAGGTTGACGGCAAGCTCGTCCCGACTCTGGCCGAGTCCGCGACCACGAGCGAGGACGGCAAGACCTGGACGTTCAAGATCAAGAGCGGCACCAAGTTCACCAACGGTGAGCCGGTTGACGCCGAGTCGTTCATCCGTGGCTGGACTCGTGTCGCCGCCAAGGCTTCGGCCTCCGACGTCGCGTACCACATGGCCGGCATCGCGGGCTACGAGGACCTCAACACCGGCAAGAGCGCCAAGTTCGCCGGTCTCACCGCGCCCGACGCGACCACCCTCAAGGTGACGCTCAGCGAGGGCGACTTCGAGTTCGACAAGAAGACCGTCCACGCGGTCTTCAGCCCCGTGCCGAAGGTGGCCGGCGCCGCCGACAACAAGGCGTTCAACGACGCCCCCATCGGCAACGGCCCCTTCAAGATGCAGGGCTCGTGGCAGCACAACAAGTCGATCACGCTCGTCCGCAACGACGACTACGGTCTGACCAAGGCCAAGCTCGACAAGGTTGAGATCAGCATCCTCAACCCGGCCAACAGCTCCAACCTGGAGTACCAGGGCTTCCAGTCGGGCACGTTCGACTGGGCGCGTATGCCCACCCCGCAGCTTCCGGTCGCCAAGGCGAAGTACGAGGCGAAGAAGCAGTGGCTCGAGATGGACTCCAGCGGTGTCAACTACCTGGTGGCCTTCAACCAGAACGCTCCGCTGAACACGCCCGACGCGCGCAAGGCGATCTCGTACGCGATCGACCGTGAGGCGATCGCCAAGGGCGTCTTCCAGGGCATGATGAAGCCCGCCACCTCGGTTCTGCCGCCGTCGTTCTCGGAGGTTTACCAGGAGGGCGTCTGCACCACCTGCGCCAAGCAGGACAAGGTGAAGGCCAAGGAGCTGGCCGCCAAGTCCGGCCTGAAGCCGGGCACGGTCCTCAACTTCGGCTACAACACCGGTGCCGGCCACGAAGAGTGGGTCCAGGCCATCGCGCAGCAGCTGAAGGACGTCCTCGGCCTCAACGTCAAGCTGAACGGCAAGCCGTTCAAGGAGGCCCTGGCCGAGCAGCAGGACAAGAAGACCGCCGGTCTGTGGCGTTCCGCCTGGGGTGCCGACTACCCGACCGCGGACAACTTCCTGTTCCCGCTGCTCGCGACCGGCTCCATCAACGAGGACAAGGAAGGCAAGGCGCTCGGTGACAACCGGGGCCGCTACAGCAACCCGAAGTACGACGAGCTGCTGAAGAAGGCTCGCGCCACCAAGGACTCCGCTGCTCGCGCCAAGATCTACCAGGAGGCCGAGAAGCTGGCGATCGACACCGACCAGGGCCTCATCCCGCTCTGGAAGCGCAGCCAGTACCGCCTCGCCAACACCACGAAGTTCAGCAACGTTGCGATGAACTTCTTCGAGGACCCGAACCTCGCCGAGATCACGCTCAAGTAG
- a CDS encoding VOC family protein, producing the protein MRRPVSGTLHHIEIWVPDLERSLTSFGWLLGALGYTPFQNWDAGRSWRLGPTYLVLEQSPAMTAAGRYDRCRPGLNHLAFHIESRAAVDALVTDSRRHGWRLLFGDRHPYAGGAGHYAAYLENEDGFEVELVALDPAQGE; encoded by the coding sequence GTGAGGCGGCCGGTCAGCGGGACGCTGCACCACATCGAGATCTGGGTCCCCGACCTCGAGCGGTCTCTCACTTCCTTCGGATGGCTACTGGGCGCGCTCGGCTACACGCCGTTCCAGAACTGGGACGCCGGACGCAGCTGGCGCCTGGGGCCGACCTATCTGGTCCTGGAGCAGTCTCCGGCGATGACGGCGGCCGGCCGCTACGACCGCTGCCGGCCGGGACTCAACCATCTCGCCTTCCACATCGAGTCACGGGCCGCGGTCGACGCCCTTGTCACCGACTCGCGTCGGCACGGCTGGCGCCTGCTCTTCGGCGACCGGCATCCCTACGCCGGAGGCGCGGGGCACTACGCCGCCTATCTGGAGAACGAGGACGGCTTCGAGGTCGAACTTGTCGCCCTCGACCCGGCGCAGGGGGAGTGA
- a CDS encoding ABC transporter permease — translation MGRYVIRRLLQMIPVFFGATLLIFLMVNVMGDPIAGLCGDRQCDPATAAQLRKEFGLDKPVWQQYLTYMGSVFTGDFGTAFNGQQVTELMGEAFPVTIRLTVVAIVFEMLIGITLGVITGLKRGRPVDTGVLLLTLVVISVPTFVTGLILQLLLGVEWGIIKPAVSPEAPVNELIVPGLVLASVSLAYVTRLTRTSIAENARSDYVRTAKAKGLPRRRVIGRHLLRNSLIPVVTFIGTDIGALMGGAIVTERIFNIHGVGYQLYQGILRQNTQTVVGFVTVLVIVFLVANLLVDLLYAVLDPRIRYA, via the coding sequence ATGGGACGTTATGTGATCCGACGTCTGCTGCAGATGATCCCGGTCTTCTTCGGCGCCACGCTGCTGATCTTCCTCATGGTGAACGTGATGGGCGACCCCATCGCGGGTCTCTGCGGCGACCGGCAGTGCGACCCGGCGACGGCTGCCCAGCTGCGCAAGGAGTTCGGCCTCGACAAGCCGGTGTGGCAGCAGTACCTGACGTACATGGGCAGTGTCTTCACCGGCGACTTCGGCACCGCCTTCAACGGACAGCAGGTCACGGAGCTGATGGGCGAGGCCTTCCCGGTCACCATCCGGCTCACCGTCGTCGCGATCGTCTTCGAGATGCTGATCGGCATCACGCTCGGTGTGATCACGGGCCTGAAGCGCGGCCGCCCCGTCGACACCGGCGTGCTGCTGCTCACCCTGGTCGTGATCTCGGTCCCGACCTTCGTCACCGGTCTCATCCTCCAACTGCTGCTGGGTGTCGAGTGGGGCATCATCAAGCCCGCCGTTTCACCGGAGGCGCCGGTCAACGAGCTGATCGTCCCCGGCCTTGTGCTCGCCTCGGTCTCGCTCGCCTATGTCACCCGGCTGACCCGGACCTCGATCGCCGAGAACGCCCGCTCCGACTACGTCCGCACCGCGAAGGCGAAGGGCCTGCCCAGACGCCGGGTGATCGGCCGTCATCTGCTGCGCAACTCACTGATCCCGGTGGTCACCTTCATCGGCACCGATATCGGCGCGCTGATGGGCGGTGCGATCGTCACCGAGCGCATCTTCAACATCCATGGCGTCGGCTACCAGCTCTACCAGGGCATCCTGCGCCAGAACACCCAGACCGTCGTGGGCTTCGTGACCGTGCTCGTCATCGTCTTCCTGGTGGCGAATCTGCTGGTCGACCTTCTGTACGCCGTTCTCGACCCGAGGATCCGGTATGCCTGA
- a CDS encoding ABC transporter permease, translated as MGRYVIRRLGQMVVVLFGATVVLFACLFVLPGDPVGSLGGDKARDPAVVEQLRERYGLNDPLPVQYGNFVKNLAQGDLGEDFTQRRPVTEVLKPKLANTAELAIVAIVIDIVIGVFAGLIAALFRYSFWDVLITLLTTMAVGFPSFVIGMVLQSAFVVKLDWFPLISDGSFNSLILPAFTLAILDAALVARLMRGTMLEVLKADYVKTAIAKGLPRRTVLFKHVMRNSIIPVVTYLGISFGTLLGGALITEAIFNWDGIGLALVQAVQQQNNPIIIGVVTFGVAVFVLLNLLVDLLYAVLDPRIRLA; from the coding sequence GTGGGCAGATACGTGATCCGGCGGCTCGGGCAGATGGTGGTCGTCCTCTTCGGTGCGACTGTTGTTCTCTTCGCCTGTCTCTTCGTTCTCCCGGGAGACCCCGTGGGCTCGCTCGGAGGCGACAAGGCTCGCGATCCGGCGGTCGTCGAACAGCTCAGGGAACGGTACGGGCTCAATGACCCGCTTCCCGTGCAGTACGGAAACTTCGTCAAAAACCTGGCACAGGGCGACCTGGGTGAGGACTTCACTCAGCGGCGTCCGGTGACCGAGGTCCTCAAGCCAAAGCTGGCGAACACGGCCGAACTGGCCATCGTCGCCATCGTCATCGACATCGTCATCGGTGTCTTCGCGGGCCTGATCGCCGCGCTCTTCCGGTACTCGTTCTGGGACGTGCTGATCACCCTGCTCACCACGATGGCCGTGGGCTTCCCCTCGTTCGTCATCGGAATGGTCCTCCAGTCCGCCTTCGTGGTGAAGCTGGACTGGTTCCCGCTGATCTCCGACGGCTCGTTCAACTCGCTCATCCTGCCCGCCTTCACTCTGGCAATCCTCGACGCGGCGCTCGTCGCGAGACTCATGCGCGGCACCATGCTCGAGGTGCTGAAGGCCGACTACGTCAAGACGGCCATCGCGAAGGGGCTGCCGCGGCGGACCGTGCTCTTCAAGCATGTGATGCGCAACTCGATCATCCCGGTGGTCACTTACCTGGGTATCTCCTTCGGCACGCTGCTGGGCGGCGCCCTCATCACTGAGGCGATCTTCAACTGGGACGGCATCGGGCTCGCTCTGGTGCAAGCGGTACAGCAGCAGAACAACCCGATCATCATCGGCGTGGTGACCTTCGGCGTCGCCGTGTTCGTCCTGCTCAACCTGCTGGTCGACCTGTTGTACGCGGTCCTCGACCCGCGCATCCGTCTCGCCTGA
- a CDS encoding ABC transporter ATP-binding protein: MLLEVRDLHVEFRTRDGVAKAVNGVNYTVDEGETLAVLGESGSGKSVTAQAIMGILDTPPGKIAGGEVLFRGQDLLRLKEEERRKIRGAGMAMIFQDALSSLNPVLSVGDQLGEMFTVHRKMSRKDARAKAVELMERVGIPGAKERVGQYPHQFSGGMRQRIMIAMALSLEPDLIIADEPTTALDVTVQAQVMDLLASLQTELNMGLILITHDLGVVADVADRIAVMYAGRIVETAPVHDIYKAPAHPYTKGLLESIPRLDQKGRELYAIKGLPPNLMKIPPGCAFNPRCPMAQDVCRTDVPPLYQVSEDRRSACHFWEETLNG, translated from the coding sequence ATGTTGCTCGAAGTGCGCGACCTGCACGTGGAGTTCCGTACGCGGGACGGCGTGGCCAAGGCCGTCAACGGCGTCAACTACACGGTGGACGAAGGCGAAACGCTCGCAGTACTGGGCGAGTCCGGGTCCGGGAAGTCCGTCACCGCGCAGGCGATCATGGGAATCCTGGACACACCACCGGGGAAGATCGCCGGCGGCGAGGTCCTCTTCCGGGGACAGGATCTGCTGCGGCTCAAGGAGGAGGAGCGGCGGAAGATCCGTGGGGCCGGGATGGCCATGATCTTCCAGGACGCTCTCTCGTCCTTGAACCCGGTGCTGAGCGTCGGCGACCAGCTCGGCGAAATGTTCACCGTCCACCGCAAGATGTCGCGCAAGGACGCTCGGGCCAAGGCCGTCGAGCTGATGGAGCGGGTGGGCATCCCGGGGGCGAAGGAGCGGGTCGGGCAGTATCCGCACCAGTTCAGCGGCGGTATGCGCCAGCGCATCATGATCGCCATGGCGCTGTCCCTGGAGCCGGACCTGATCATCGCGGACGAGCCGACGACCGCGCTGGACGTCACTGTCCAGGCCCAGGTGATGGATCTGCTGGCCAGTCTCCAGACCGAGCTGAACATGGGGCTCATCCTGATCACCCACGACCTGGGCGTGGTCGCCGACGTCGCCGACAGGATCGCGGTGATGTACGCGGGCCGGATCGTCGAGACGGCTCCCGTGCACGACATCTACAAGGCCCCGGCCCATCCGTACACCAAGGGCCTGCTGGAGTCGATCCCGCGCCTGGACCAGAAGGGCCGGGAGCTGTACGCGATCAAGGGCCTGCCGCCGAACCTGATGAAGATCCCGCCGGGCTGCGCCTTCAACCCGCGCTGTCCGATGGCGCAGGACGTGTGCCGGACCGATGTCCCGCCTCTGTACCAGGTGTCAGAGGACCGCAGGAGTGCCTGCCACTTCTGGGAGGAGACGCTCAATGGCTGA
- a CDS encoding ABC transporter permease: MPEPQYDNGGAIASTGAGGAMDLATTEGATLEKTPGGPLGTGPAEKPRSLWSDAWRDLRRNPVFIVSGLIILFLVVIAIWPQSIATQNPLQCDLAKAQQGSQPGHPFGFNGQGCDVYTRTVYGARTSVTVGVCATLGVALLGSVLGGLAGFFGGASDAALSRITDIFFGIPVVLGGLVLLSVVTSTTVWPVIGFMVLLGWPQLSRIARGSVITAKQNDYVQAARALGASHSRILLRHITPNAVAPVIVVATIALGTYISLEATLSYLGVGLKPPTVSWGIDISSASPYIRNAPHMLLWPAGALAVTVLAFIMLGDAVRDALDPKLR, from the coding sequence ATGCCTGAGCCTCAGTACGACAACGGGGGAGCCATCGCCTCCACCGGCGCCGGCGGTGCGATGGACCTCGCGACCACCGAGGGAGCGACCCTCGAGAAGACCCCCGGCGGTCCGCTGGGCACAGGTCCTGCCGAGAAGCCCCGCAGCCTCTGGTCCGACGCCTGGCGCGATCTGCGTCGCAACCCCGTCTTCATCGTCTCGGGCCTGATCATCCTCTTCCTGGTCGTCATCGCGATCTGGCCCCAGTCGATCGCCACCCAGAATCCGCTCCAGTGCGACCTCGCCAAGGCCCAGCAGGGCTCCCAGCCCGGCCATCCGTTCGGCTTCAACGGGCAGGGCTGCGACGTCTATACGCGTACGGTCTACGGCGCGCGGACCTCGGTCACCGTCGGCGTCTGCGCCACTCTCGGTGTGGCGCTGCTCGGTTCCGTCCTCGGCGGTCTGGCGGGCTTCTTCGGCGGGGCGTCGGACGCGGCCCTCTCCCGGATCACCGATATCTTCTTCGGCATCCCCGTCGTCCTCGGCGGTCTGGTCCTGCTGTCCGTCGTCACCAGCACCACGGTCTGGCCCGTCATCGGCTTCATGGTGCTGCTGGGCTGGCCGCAGCTCTCCCGTATCGCACGCGGCTCGGTCATCACCGCCAAACAGAACGACTACGTCCAGGCGGCCCGGGCGCTCGGTGCCTCCCACTCCCGGATTCTGCTGAGGCACATCACCCCCAACGCCGTCGCGCCGGTGATCGTCGTGGCGACCATCGCGCTCGGTACGTACATCTCCCTGGAGGCGACACTCTCCTACCTCGGTGTGGGGCTGAAGCCGCCGACCGTGTCCTGGGGCATCGACATCTCCTCCGCGTCCCCGTACATCCGCAACGCCCCGCACATGCTCCTCTGGCCGGCCGGCGCGCTGGCGGTCACGGTGCTCGCGTTCATCATGCTCGGCGACGCGGTGCGCGACGCCCTCGACCCCAAGCTGCGCTGA